In Vibrio japonicus, the following are encoded in one genomic region:
- a CDS encoding DUF3069 domain-containing protein: MSDVNLTEQPKVDLATVSAELRQVIDFDEVPEAMHYMVTSIHEVSEEAIREAWEELPTSAQNVLDNFEQFHALISVSQAFAGISVMEEFPTLNLPEGMTDGEKEEYRAQLLDQVLHNCVKDMVKQIKKARRDPILKRDFTDVFTK, from the coding sequence ATGTCTGACGTTAATCTAACAGAACAACCAAAAGTGGATCTGGCTACAGTATCTGCAGAACTTCGCCAAGTTATTGATTTTGATGAAGTTCCTGAAGCTATGCACTACATGGTGACGTCAATCCACGAAGTTTCAGAGGAAGCAATCCGTGAAGCTTGGGAAGAGCTACCAACAAGCGCGCAAAACGTTCTTGATAATTTTGAACAGTTCCATGCGCTTATTTCAGTGAGTCAGGCATTTGCGGGGATCAGTGTAATGGAAGAATTCCCTACGCTAAATCTGCCTGAAGGAATGACCGATGGTGAGAAAGAAGAGTACAGAGCTCAACTTCTTGATCAGGTTCTACACAACTGCGTGAAAGACATGGTTAAGCAAATCAAAAAAGCGCGTCGCGACCCTATTCTAAAGCGTGACTTTACTGACGTATTTACAAAGTAA
- a CDS encoding GGDEF domain-containing response regulator, which produces MRILLVDDVQSERMYLAVRLKQLGHTVAMAKSGIEALEIYPEFEPDVVLLDISMPEMDGFEVSKKIRQTYSEWVPIIFLSSYDEPSIIATAIEAGGDDYLIKPVDKIVLDSKLMAMQRIAAMRRALEQKTAELAIANKELERLAQEDGLTKVKNRRFIDMKLREMIATYGRLQLPMSVIMLDVDKFKLFNDSYGHVEGDKCLIAIARMLSELFSRRGEVVGRFGGEEFVVLSTHQTKEQLIRDAERIKSCLESLRIVHDFSDVSNLVTVSQGLLHFKPSDNEVTDKVYQCVDKALYHAKLLGRNRYYLADE; this is translated from the coding sequence ATGAGGATTCTTCTCGTAGATGATGTTCAGTCTGAGCGTATGTACCTTGCTGTCCGTCTTAAGCAACTAGGCCACACTGTTGCAATGGCCAAATCGGGTATCGAGGCACTTGAAATTTATCCCGAGTTTGAGCCTGATGTTGTTTTACTTGATATATCAATGCCCGAAATGGATGGCTTTGAGGTATCAAAAAAAATTCGCCAAACATACTCTGAATGGGTGCCCATTATTTTTCTCAGCAGCTACGATGAACCTTCCATCATTGCTACCGCTATCGAAGCGGGGGGGGATGACTACCTTATCAAGCCAGTAGACAAAATTGTCTTAGACTCCAAACTAATGGCGATGCAGCGTATCGCGGCGATGCGCAGAGCGCTGGAGCAAAAAACGGCAGAACTTGCCATTGCTAACAAAGAACTTGAACGTTTGGCACAAGAAGACGGGTTAACCAAAGTAAAAAACCGACGTTTCATCGATATGAAGCTTAGAGAAATGATTGCAACCTATGGGCGCTTACAGTTACCTATGAGTGTGATCATGCTTGATGTCGATAAGTTCAAACTGTTTAATGATAGCTATGGGCATGTGGAAGGAGATAAATGCTTAATTGCCATCGCTAGAATGTTGTCTGAACTGTTTTCGCGTAGAGGTGAAGTGGTTGGAAGGTTTGGAGGAGAGGAGTTTGTTGTCTTGAGCACCCACCAGACGAAAGAGCAGCTTATTCGTGATGCAGAGCGTATTAAATCTTGTCTTGAGTCTTTGAGAATTGTGCACGATTTCAGTGATGTTTCCAACTTGGTGACAGTGTCACAGGGGCTGCTTCATTTTAAACCGTCAGACAACGAAGTAACGGATAAGGTGTATCAGTGTGTAGACAAGGCTTTATACCATGCCAAATTACTGGGTAGAAATCGCTACTACTTGGCAGACGAATAA